The Carassius carassius chromosome 32, fCarCar2.1, whole genome shotgun sequence DNA window aatcgcactatgtcactatatcaccaaaaatccgctatctcaaagtcaaactcctctcacaaaaacccacgaggtcaaaatgcgtttatttcacttttatacagatgtgcgattgtgtggtctgttcccgaccgttccaatcaaacgctgattcggcggaccacacctgatgaaacaattagtgaaacacttcgaggcttcgtttggtcatagtcacgtgacatgggtgtttcgaatcacgcttcggatcagtgtttcgacacatctgtgcttcgggatctcgcaaagcttcggaacgactgtttcgcttcagccatccttagctttctgtcatgctgttccacagtggagtaaatcgcttcaggatgctcaagctctgatgatccagcaaactgaccagcatttccagctccagaagccagttcaacagctagctaaccagcagtttccgcttcggaagccagttcaacagctaactaaccagcagtttccacttcagaagccagttacaccgctaactaaccagcagtttccgcttcggaagccagttcaacagctaactaaccagcagtttccacttcagaagccagttcaacagctaacgaaccagcagtttccacttcagaagccagttacaccgctaactaaccagcagtttccacttcagaagcctgttcaacagctaactaaccagcagtttccacatcagaagcctgttcaacagctaactaaccagcagtttccacatcagaagccagttcaacagctaacgaaccagcagtttccgcttcagaagcccgTTCAACAGCTAAataaccagcagtttccacttcagaagccagttacaccgctaactaaccagcagtttccacttcagaagcatGTTCAACAGCTAACGaaccagcagtttccacttcagaagccagttcaacagctaactaaccagcagtttccacatcagaagccagttcaacagctaactaaccagcagtttccacatcagaagccagttcaacagctaacgaaccagcagtttccacttcagaagccagtacAACAGctaactaagccgcagtttccgattcagaagccagttaaaccgtttcagaagccagtagtgcaggcagagccccttgataaatgcgctgtagctgattctgagcagatccaatgtggtctacctgggatcagtggtgctgagtgtgaagctatcaactgctgctttaatggacagcagtgtttctatgggagGGCGGGTAAGTGTTCTCAATCTGATTCTGTTCATGTTAAACTGATTCTCTGCATTTTAACTAGCTCTTGTACCTTGTTCTAGTGACCGTCCAGTGTAttagagatggtcagtttgtggtagtggtgtctaGAGATGTTACTctgcctcgactgagtctggattcggttcatctactgggtggaaatGACCCACCTTGTGCTCCCGTGGGGTCCacaccttcctttgctatataccagttccctgtgaccgcatgtggcacgagTGTGATGGTGAGCAGCTGCTGTTGGTCTTATTCTGCATTGCTTATGatggactggatgctgacacTGTTCCTATTCGCAGGAGGACAGcggatatgtggtgtatgaaaaccGAATGACCTCATCAtatgaagtggggattggaccttatggttccatcacaagggacagtcattttgagtaggtgatccatGACTTGGTGTGAACCTTAATCCCTGATGAATGCTACAAGCTTGCTGTGTGTCAtccaggtttctcttccagtgtagataCTCGGGAACTTCtgtggaagctctggttgtggaggtcaactctgttcctccacctccaccagtagctgctcctggacctctcagggtggagctcagactggccaatggccaatgtgtcaccaaaggctgtgctgaaggtaagaTCTTGTCCTGTGTCTCCCT harbors:
- the LOC132112354 gene encoding zona pellucida sperm-binding protein 4-like, encoding MIQQTDQHFQLQKPVQQLANQQFPLRKPVQQLTNQQFPLQKPVTPLTNQQFPLRKPVQQLTNQQFPLQKPVQQLTNQQFPLQKPVTPLTNQQFPLQKPVQQLTNQQFPHQKPVQQLTNQQFPHQKPVQQLTNQQFPLQKPVQQLNNQQFPLQKPVTPLTNQQFPLQKHVQQLTNQQFPLQKPVQQLTNQQFPHQKPVQQLTNQQFPHQKPVQQLTNQQFPLQKPVQQLTKPQFPIQKPVKPFQKPVVQAEPLDKCAVADSEQIQCGLPGISGAECEAINCCFNGQQCFYGRAVTVQCIRDGQFVVVVSRDVTLPRLSLDSVHLLGGNDPPCAPVGSTPSFAIYQFPVTACGTSVMEDSGYVVYENRMTSSYEVGIGPYGSITRDSHFEFLFQCRYSGTSVEALVVEVNSVPPPPPVAAPGPLRVELRLANGQCVTKGCAEGDEAYTSYYNDADYPITKVLREPVYVEVHIMERTDPNIVLMLGHCWTTSTPSPLSLPQWDLLIDGCPYQDDRYLTTLVPVTGSSGLQFPTHYKRFIVKMFTFVDPASLAALQETISIHCSTEVCHPSSGSCEQSCTRKRRDTRIKAVSGEQTVVSSGEVTLVMSI